In one window of Pedosphaera parvula Ellin514 DNA:
- a CDS encoding response regulator: MTVPVEILFIEDYEPDVQFLFLLLKRHRISNKVHVINNGAEALDFIFCRDKHANRASEPLPAAIFLDIRIPKVDGFEILQQVKENPQTTHIPVIMMSGSTFPEQSERCKILGASACIQKPVKFEDLCSIFNQAGFSWLLIEHELVS, from the coding sequence ATGACAGTGCCAGTCGAAATCCTATTTATTGAAGACTATGAACCTGATGTTCAGTTTTTATTCCTATTGCTGAAGCGGCATAGGATTTCAAACAAGGTGCATGTTATTAATAACGGTGCCGAAGCACTCGATTTTATTTTTTGTCGTGACAAGCATGCAAATCGGGCATCGGAGCCATTGCCGGCGGCCATTTTTCTGGATATACGAATTCCCAAGGTGGATGGCTTTGAAATTTTGCAACAGGTCAAAGAAAATCCCCAAACAACTCATATACCGGTAATTATGATGTCTGGTTCCACCTTCCCTGAGCAGTCAGAACGGTGCAAGATTCTAGGAGCAAGCGCCTGCATTCAGAAGCCGGTAAAATTTGAAGATTTGTGCAGCATTTTCAACCAGGCAGGATTTAGCTGGCTGCTTATTGAACATGAATTGGTGAGCTAG
- a CDS encoding MupA/Atu3671 family FMN-dependent luciferase-like monooxygenase: MVTDNLSYPLTPMQQGMMFHSLYAPQSGVNIQQIIGSLRHDLDAEHFRQAWNKVVQRHDQLRVRFQWEGLKEPLQVVVPKVKLPFEMQDWSELSQAACEEKLEQFLKTDRRRGFAMAEAPLMRVTLFKECGQRFRFVWTFHHAMVDGRSFATVLNEVFACYESQFNGVEPKLETLRPFSEFTLWLKQQDFSRSELFWRKQLKGFSTPTPLVVDKQPANNESGEVEYGEEGINFTGEGTTALRALAEKHRLGLSTLLQAAWALTLNRYSGEEDVVFGVTRSGRRTSVEGADSMLGIFINTLPVRTQITPDQKVSDWLGELRAQQQALRDHEHTPLLEVQKWSEVAAGTQLFDTIIVFDRATLNSTLQAQGGEWKKRHFRVIDQTNFPLTLFGFAESELILKFEHDKRRFDAPTVRRMLGHVKTLLEALVTRVDGKISDLPMLTSGEEYQLLHEWNETGVQHDRSKCIHELFEAQAAKTPEAIAVAFQEEELTYRELDERANELACHLQNLGVGPDVLVGICADRSAEMVIGLLGILKAGGAYVPVDPAYPRDRIAHMINDSQMPVLVTQTHLVATLPEHDARVVCVDGTDWRTGKETPTTKTKTGPDNLSYVIYTSGSTGKPKGVMLMHRNVVNFFTGMDKILGTKPGTWLAVTSISFDISVLELFWTLTRGFKVVIQGAEDKSMPISEPLDESISKKMDLSLFYFSGDESQTPGDKYRLVLEGAKFADQNGFAAVWTPERHFHQFGGLFPNPSVTSAAIAAVTKRVQIRAGSVVLPLHDPIRVAEEWAMVDNISNGRVGLSFASGWHSNDFVFAPENYPDRKSLMFQHIETVKKLWRGEQITRRGGDGKDVTLRILPKPVRQNVPLWITASASPDTFRLAGEMGANVLTNLLGQTVEEVAEKIAIYRKAWREHGHGPGEGHVSLMLHTFVERDMQTVREKVRGPFTEYLKTSVDLVKKASSAWSFAAFQKPGARADGSHNIDFNTLNGEDMQALLDHAFERYFETSGLFGTPDTCLKMVNQLKRIGVDEIACLIDFGVDVDSVLASLPYLSELNEKSRPAIPAERGRYTIANQIKRHQVTHFQCTPSLARMLVSDKEGAAGLHALQEFLVGGEALPITLAKQLTEVISGRIHNMYGPTETAIWSTTQIIQKNNAHDVTIGRPIANTQIYILNKHGRPVAAGLPGELLIGGEGVARGYLNRPELTAERFVVDPFEKATNAKLYRTGDLARYRADGTIEFMGRIDHQVKLRGHRIELGEIETALVAHPLVRESVVVALEEKTGDKRLVGYVVPRGNSNGQNVGSERINQWQAIWDGTYGENQQSKDFALNLAGWTSSYTGQPIPEPEMREWVECSVERILGMRPRKALEIGCGTGLLLFRIAPHCQEYCGVDFSEKALDYVRQQLTRHDLAQVSLKQKRADDLAELPTQSFDTVIINSVVQYFPSAEYLTQVLEGLTSKVSSGGQIFVGDVRSLSLLEAFHASVEMHQSSVAVTRAQFKQKVQSRIGKEEELVVDPGFFEALKQRCPRIGRVEILLKPGRHHNEVTRFRYDVVLHVGEQPTTSTEIQWIDWAAHPVTPTEITQLLATPQLEAVGIAQVPNARLYNEARLLQWLNGQEGPETIGEFRESLPGGVKGAIDPDSLVALGREVGFAVDITWSPAEMFGTYDVLFRCRSIVVAPFIPRETRNTVKSLQEYVNRPAQGRPDTKFALQLKSYLKQRLPEIMVPSAFVILEKLPLTPNGKIDRRSLPSPDTIRPDSSAQFVAPRNAVESALVTIWCEVLALEKVGVEDNFFELGGHSLLATQLISRLRESFRMEIPLRCLFEARTIGKLAVSMVAYEKKPGVLEKTAQVLNKLASMSPEEMQEALSRKKTVLHA, from the coding sequence ATGGTCACTGACAATTTGAGTTATCCCCTCACGCCAATGCAGCAGGGCATGATGTTCCATAGCCTTTATGCGCCACAGTCCGGGGTAAACATCCAACAGATTATTGGAAGCCTGCGTCATGATCTGGATGCCGAGCACTTCAGGCAGGCCTGGAACAAAGTGGTGCAGCGGCATGACCAGCTCCGTGTAAGGTTTCAGTGGGAAGGATTAAAGGAGCCGCTGCAAGTGGTGGTGCCAAAAGTGAAGCTGCCATTTGAGATGCAGGATTGGAGCGAACTGTCCCAGGCGGCTTGCGAAGAGAAACTGGAACAATTTCTCAAAACGGATCGGCGACGCGGCTTTGCCATGGCCGAAGCTCCATTGATGCGGGTGACGTTGTTCAAGGAATGCGGGCAACGCTTTCGGTTTGTGTGGACCTTCCATCACGCCATGGTGGACGGACGATCCTTTGCAACCGTCCTAAACGAAGTGTTTGCATGTTACGAGTCGCAATTCAACGGAGTTGAGCCAAAGTTGGAAACACTGCGGCCCTTCAGCGAATTCACACTTTGGCTCAAGCAGCAGGATTTCAGCAGAAGTGAGCTCTTTTGGCGGAAGCAGTTAAAAGGGTTCAGCACACCAACTCCCTTGGTGGTGGACAAACAACCTGCCAACAATGAAAGTGGTGAAGTTGAATATGGAGAAGAGGGTATCAACTTCACTGGGGAGGGAACCACGGCCTTGCGGGCCCTCGCAGAAAAGCATCGTTTAGGACTCAGTACTCTGCTCCAGGCAGCCTGGGCATTGACTCTGAACCGCTATAGTGGCGAGGAGGACGTGGTTTTCGGCGTCACGCGTTCCGGTCGCCGCACCAGTGTGGAAGGCGCAGACTCGATGCTGGGCATTTTCATCAACACGCTGCCGGTGCGGACACAGATTACGCCCGATCAAAAGGTGAGCGATTGGCTCGGGGAACTGCGCGCCCAACAGCAGGCATTACGGGATCATGAGCATACGCCTTTGCTCGAAGTTCAGAAGTGGAGTGAAGTAGCTGCCGGAACACAATTGTTCGACACCATCATCGTTTTTGACCGTGCGACGCTGAACTCCACGCTCCAGGCCCAGGGTGGAGAATGGAAAAAGCGCCACTTCAGAGTCATTGATCAAACCAACTTTCCCCTGACACTGTTCGGCTTTGCGGAAAGCGAATTAATCCTGAAGTTCGAACACGACAAGCGACGATTTGACGCCCCGACCGTTCGGCGGATGCTGGGGCATGTAAAAACCCTGCTTGAAGCCCTCGTTACCCGGGTGGATGGGAAGATTTCCGATCTGCCAATGCTTACTTCCGGCGAGGAATATCAACTCTTGCACGAGTGGAATGAGACTGGGGTTCAGCATGACCGCAGCAAGTGTATCCATGAACTCTTTGAAGCACAGGCTGCAAAGACCCCCGAGGCGATTGCTGTGGCTTTTCAGGAGGAAGAGTTGACCTACCGCGAACTGGACGAAAGAGCAAACGAACTGGCCTGCCACCTGCAAAACTTGGGCGTGGGACCCGACGTGCTCGTTGGGATTTGTGCAGACCGTTCGGCAGAGATGGTGATTGGCTTGCTGGGAATCCTGAAGGCTGGTGGCGCCTATGTGCCCGTGGATCCGGCCTATCCGCGAGACCGAATTGCGCACATGATCAACGACTCTCAGATGCCGGTGTTGGTGACTCAGACGCATCTGGTTGCCACACTCCCTGAGCATGACGCTCGAGTGGTATGTGTGGATGGAACGGACTGGCGGACTGGAAAAGAGACACCAACAACAAAGACCAAAACAGGTCCGGATAATCTGTCCTATGTAATCTATACCTCTGGTTCCACCGGCAAGCCAAAGGGCGTGATGCTGATGCATCGGAACGTGGTGAATTTCTTCACAGGTATGGATAAGATTCTAGGCACAAAGCCTGGAACCTGGCTTGCGGTCACCAGCATTTCTTTCGATATTTCTGTACTCGAACTCTTCTGGACATTAACGCGAGGCTTCAAGGTCGTCATTCAAGGAGCAGAGGACAAGTCCATGCCCATCTCGGAGCCATTGGATGAAAGTATCAGCAAAAAGATGGATCTTAGTCTCTTTTATTTTTCCGGTGATGAAAGTCAGACGCCCGGTGACAAGTACCGGTTGGTTTTGGAAGGCGCAAAATTTGCCGATCAAAATGGATTTGCCGCTGTGTGGACTCCCGAACGCCACTTTCATCAATTTGGTGGTTTATTTCCAAATCCCTCGGTTACCAGCGCTGCGATAGCTGCCGTGACCAAGCGGGTGCAAATACGTGCAGGCAGCGTGGTCCTTCCTTTGCATGATCCCATTCGAGTCGCCGAGGAATGGGCGATGGTAGACAATATTTCCAATGGCCGGGTAGGCCTTTCATTTGCTTCCGGCTGGCACTCCAACGATTTCGTGTTTGCGCCGGAAAATTATCCTGATCGCAAGAGCCTCATGTTTCAACACATTGAAACCGTTAAAAAACTATGGCGTGGAGAACAAATCACCCGCCGAGGCGGTGACGGTAAAGATGTTACCCTGCGAATTCTTCCAAAACCGGTGCGACAGAATGTGCCTCTGTGGATCACCGCATCCGCCAGCCCAGACACCTTCCGCCTCGCCGGAGAAATGGGCGCCAATGTGTTGACGAATTTGCTTGGGCAGACGGTTGAGGAAGTTGCGGAGAAAATTGCGATTTATCGCAAGGCATGGCGTGAGCACGGCCATGGCCCGGGAGAAGGTCATGTCTCGTTGATGCTGCACACCTTTGTGGAGCGGGACATGCAAACTGTGCGTGAGAAAGTGCGTGGACCATTTACAGAGTATCTGAAGACTTCAGTAGATCTGGTGAAGAAGGCTTCTTCCGCATGGTCGTTCGCAGCATTTCAGAAGCCCGGCGCCAGGGCCGATGGAAGCCATAACATTGACTTTAATACGCTCAACGGTGAGGACATGCAGGCCTTGCTGGATCACGCCTTTGAAAGATATTTCGAAACGAGCGGCTTGTTTGGAACACCTGACACTTGTTTAAAGATGGTAAATCAACTCAAGCGCATCGGCGTGGATGAAATCGCCTGTTTGATCGACTTTGGAGTTGATGTTGACTCAGTGCTCGCCAGCCTGCCGTACTTGAGCGAGTTAAATGAAAAAAGCCGACCAGCCATCCCGGCTGAACGCGGCAGGTATACGATTGCCAACCAGATAAAACGACATCAAGTCACCCATTTTCAATGCACTCCATCACTGGCGCGCATGCTGGTGTCGGACAAGGAAGGTGCTGCCGGACTTCATGCGTTGCAGGAGTTTTTGGTGGGAGGAGAGGCGTTGCCCATAACCCTGGCAAAACAACTGACGGAGGTGATCAGCGGTCGGATTCACAACATGTATGGGCCTACGGAGACGGCGATTTGGTCCACAACGCAAATAATTCAGAAAAACAATGCACATGATGTAACCATCGGACGCCCCATCGCCAATACGCAGATTTATATTTTAAACAAACATGGCCGGCCCGTGGCAGCGGGATTGCCCGGCGAATTGCTTATCGGAGGCGAAGGAGTAGCGCGTGGTTATCTGAACAGGCCGGAGCTTACGGCGGAGCGATTTGTCGTAGATCCATTCGAAAAGGCGACAAATGCGAAACTTTATCGCACGGGAGATTTGGCCCGCTATCGGGCGGATGGAACCATCGAGTTTATGGGGCGAATCGATCACCAGGTAAAGCTGCGCGGTCATCGAATTGAACTGGGAGAGATCGAGACGGCCTTGGTTGCTCATCCCTTGGTGAGGGAAAGCGTCGTTGTCGCCCTGGAAGAAAAGACTGGAGACAAGCGACTGGTGGGATACGTGGTCCCAAGAGGAAATTCCAATGGTCAAAATGTCGGTAGCGAACGGATCAATCAATGGCAGGCGATTTGGGACGGCACTTACGGCGAAAATCAGCAGAGTAAGGACTTCGCCCTCAACCTCGCCGGGTGGACCAGCAGCTATACCGGACAACCGATTCCTGAACCGGAGATGAGAGAATGGGTGGAATGCTCTGTGGAGCGAATTCTGGGGATGAGGCCCAGGAAGGCATTGGAAATCGGCTGCGGAACCGGACTTTTATTGTTTCGAATCGCGCCGCATTGTCAGGAATACTGCGGGGTGGATTTCTCGGAAAAGGCACTGGACTACGTGCGGCAGCAATTAACCCGGCACGATCTGGCCCAAGTCTCCCTGAAGCAGAAGCGAGCCGATGATTTGGCTGAATTACCCACCCAGTCGTTCGATACCGTCATCATTAACTCCGTGGTGCAGTATTTCCCGAGTGCTGAGTATCTCACGCAAGTTCTGGAAGGCCTGACGAGCAAGGTGTCATCCGGAGGCCAAATATTTGTAGGTGACGTCAGAAGTCTCTCCTTGTTGGAAGCCTTCCATGCCTCCGTGGAGATGCACCAGTCGTCGGTTGCAGTTACGCGCGCGCAGTTCAAGCAGAAGGTGCAAAGTCGAATCGGCAAGGAAGAAGAGTTGGTCGTTGATCCCGGATTCTTTGAGGCATTGAAGCAACGGTGCCCAAGAATTGGCCGGGTTGAGATACTCCTCAAGCCTGGCCGGCACCACAATGAAGTCACACGCTTCCGCTACGACGTGGTTTTGCATGTCGGCGAACAACCAACCACGTCGACGGAAATCCAGTGGATCGACTGGGCTGCTCATCCAGTAACTCCCACGGAAATTACACAACTGCTGGCCACACCACAGTTGGAGGCCGTCGGAATTGCCCAGGTCCCGAACGCGCGATTATACAATGAAGCGCGGCTGCTTCAATGGTTGAACGGTCAGGAAGGTCCTGAAACGATTGGAGAATTTAGAGAAAGTTTGCCTGGCGGCGTGAAAGGAGCAATTGATCCGGATAGCTTGGTGGCCTTGGGGCGGGAGGTTGGGTTTGCCGTGGATATTACGTGGTCCCCCGCTGAGATGTTTGGAACCTATGATGTCTTGTTCCGGTGCAGAAGTATCGTGGTTGCTCCCTTTATTCCCAGGGAAACCAGGAACACAGTGAAGAGTCTGCAGGAATACGTAAATCGTCCCGCTCAAGGACGTCCCGACACGAAATTCGCCTTGCAGTTAAAGAGCTATTTGAAGCAGAGACTTCCGGAGATCATGGTGCCGTCCGCATTCGTGATTCTGGAGAAGCTGCCCTTAACACCCAATGGCAAAATCGATCGCCGTTCCTTGCCGTCCCCTGATACCATACGTCCTGATTCGAGCGCGCAATTCGTTGCGCCAAGGAACGCGGTGGAATCAGCCCTGGTGACGATCTGGTGCGAGGTGTTGGCTCTTGAAAAGGTGGGGGTTGAGGACAACTTTTTTGAACTGGGAGGTCATTCGCTGCTGGCCACACAACTCATCTCACGATTACGCGAAAGCTTCAGGATGGAAATTCCGCTCAGATGCCTGTTTGAAGCACGAACCATCGGCAAGTTGGCCGTGAGCATGGTGGCTTACGAAAAGAAACCGGGTGTTCTCGAAAAGACCGCACAAGTCCTCAACAAACTTGCGAGCATGTCTCCAGAAGAGATGCAGGAAGCGCTAAGCAGGAAAAAAACTGTCTTACACGCATGA
- a CDS encoding DUF350 domain-containing protein, whose translation MKRKLPSVLLPVLSLLAWANNVSAEGTDTTPKSLSHAILNSIIFATIGIVVVFVGFKVFDWAVTKIDIEKELLNNNVAVAIVTAAVIIGISIIVATSIM comes from the coding sequence ATGAAAAGAAAACTTCCATCTGTCTTGCTTCCGGTCCTTTCCCTGCTTGCATGGGCGAACAATGTGTCAGCCGAAGGCACGGATACCACTCCCAAATCACTGAGTCATGCCATTTTGAATTCAATTATCTTCGCTACGATCGGCATAGTGGTGGTATTTGTCGGCTTTAAGGTTTTCGATTGGGCAGTAACGAAGATCGATATCGAGAAGGAGTTGTTAAACAACAACGTTGCGGTTGCGATTGTCACGGCGGCAGTAATCATCGGAATCAGCATCATTGTTGCAACCTCGATCATGTAA
- a CDS encoding alpha/beta fold hydrolase: MIYQQPVCHEFHLLKPKVLLMIGQADRTTLGRNRVTPEVLKTLGQYPELGRKTAKIIPNFRLVEIPNCGHIPHFEAPQVFNSELLKFLSE; the protein is encoded by the coding sequence ATGATTTATCAACAACCCGTTTGCCACGAGTTTCATCTGCTCAAACCAAAGGTCCTGCTGATGATCGGTCAGGCGGATCGGACCACGCTGGGCAGGAATCGCGTGACTCCCGAAGTCCTTAAAACGCTCGGGCAATATCCTGAATTGGGCAGGAAAACTGCTAAAATCATTCCGAACTTTAGATTGGTGGAAATTCCGAATTGTGGACATATTCCACACTTCGAAGCTCCACAAGTGTTTAACAGCGAATTGCTTAAGTTCCTTTCCGAGTAA
- a CDS encoding glutathionylspermidine synthase family protein: MKRNVIAPRPDWEAKVEEVGLTYHTPEGQKYWDESAYYELTSAEVDTLEKAANDLHVMCIAAAQHVIDEGLFGLLGIPEEAVPYIKNSWERDDFSIYGRFDQAYDGKNPPKMLEYNADTPTALVEAAVAQWYWLQDFAPNCDQFNSIHEKLVAAWGQFKIKAPGKIYFGGIKNHLEDAQTVLYLQDTCHQAGLEVDQIFIEDLGYDKRKLEFVDLQNRKVSNYFKLYPWEWMWHEEFSYCLKQELCNFIEPMWKMLLSNKGLLPILWKLYPGHPNLLPAYFTEKELLTGHAPAVAEGYVRKPKLSREGANVSIIKGKSTVQETQGEYGEEGYVYQALAPLADFDGNHPIMGTWVVNHEACGLGIREDTSLITGNCSRFVPHLF; the protein is encoded by the coding sequence ATGAAACGGAACGTGATAGCACCGCGCCCGGATTGGGAGGCGAAAGTCGAGGAAGTGGGGCTTACCTACCACACACCGGAAGGCCAGAAGTACTGGGACGAATCGGCATATTATGAACTGACTTCAGCCGAGGTGGACACGTTGGAAAAAGCTGCCAACGATCTGCATGTGATGTGCATTGCGGCCGCGCAGCATGTGATTGACGAAGGCCTGTTCGGACTGTTGGGTATTCCAGAAGAGGCCGTGCCCTATATCAAGAACTCCTGGGAAAGGGATGATTTTAGCATTTACGGCAGATTTGACCAGGCGTATGACGGAAAAAATCCGCCAAAGATGCTGGAATATAACGCCGATACGCCGACTGCCCTGGTGGAGGCAGCAGTCGCACAATGGTATTGGTTGCAGGATTTCGCCCCGAACTGCGATCAGTTCAACAGCATTCATGAAAAGCTCGTGGCTGCCTGGGGACAATTCAAAATCAAAGCGCCGGGAAAGATCTACTTCGGAGGAATCAAGAACCACCTCGAAGATGCGCAGACGGTTCTTTATCTACAGGACACGTGTCATCAGGCTGGTCTTGAAGTGGATCAGATTTTTATCGAAGACCTTGGCTATGACAAAAGGAAACTGGAATTTGTAGATTTACAAAATCGGAAGGTTTCAAATTACTTCAAGTTGTATCCATGGGAATGGATGTGGCATGAGGAGTTTTCCTATTGCCTGAAACAGGAGCTCTGCAACTTTATTGAGCCGATGTGGAAGATGTTGCTTTCGAACAAAGGCTTGCTGCCCATTTTATGGAAACTCTACCCCGGGCATCCGAATCTGCTTCCCGCATATTTTACTGAAAAGGAATTGCTCACCGGGCACGCTCCCGCGGTTGCAGAAGGTTATGTTAGGAAACCAAAATTGAGCCGGGAAGGCGCAAATGTGAGCATCATTAAGGGCAAATCAACAGTGCAGGAAACGCAAGGGGAATACGGGGAGGAGGGATATGTGTATCAGGCGCTGGCACCACTCGCGGATTTCGACGGCAATCATCCGATAATGGGAACGTGGGTGGTAAACCATGAAGCCTGCGGTCTGGGAATCCGCGAAGACACCTCTTTAATCACGGGGAACTGCAGCCGTTTCGTTCCACATCTTTTTTAA
- the htpG gene encoding molecular chaperone HtpG — protein sequence MSTTEKHHFQAEIQQLLDIVIHSLYTDKEIFVRELISNAADACEKLRFTQSSGQPVYQPEIAPAISITTQDDAITFTDTGVGMTHGELVENLGTIAHSGTKAFLKQLAEDKKPDAKLIGQFGVGFYSAFMAANKVTVLSRSAIPDEQGWRWISEGTGGYEIEPAGDLPRGTKITLHLKEDAKDFAKADTIEQIIKRYSGFVQFPIELNGKRLNTIQAIWARSKNEIKEEEYNEFYQYVGHDHDNPLYRLHFTADAPLSIQALLFVPARNFESMGMARTESEVNLYCRKVLIQAKAKGLFPEWLRFLKGVVDSEDLPLNISRETMQDTSLMKKLNQVLTSRFLKFLEEQSEKDTATYEKFYGQFNRFLKEGIVTDFTHKQALGKLLRYESSMLEKGKQTSLADYVKRMGSEQKEIYYLIVPSREAAESSPYFEVFKERKLEVLFLYDPWDEFVMEHLHEFEGKNLGSAEKAELDLTEAKKEGALSDEEAQNLAKWIKETLADRVGEVRASKRLVESPAVIMDSDKFMTSSMRRIMKSMKKDNEEQTPFKQDLEINPSHPIMNRLEKMRHTDTALAGKVVEQVLDNARVAAGLLEDPRTMLKRLNELLEQVLVTKG from the coding sequence ATGAGCACTACTGAGAAACATCATTTTCAGGCAGAAATTCAGCAATTGCTGGATATTGTCATTCATTCACTTTACACCGATAAGGAAATCTTTGTCCGCGAGCTTATTTCGAATGCCGCGGATGCGTGCGAAAAGCTTCGCTTTACGCAGTCTTCCGGGCAGCCGGTATATCAACCTGAGATTGCCCCGGCAATATCGATAACCACCCAGGACGATGCCATTACCTTTACCGACACTGGTGTTGGCATGACGCACGGGGAGTTGGTGGAGAACCTCGGCACGATAGCCCATTCAGGAACGAAGGCATTCCTGAAACAATTGGCGGAAGACAAAAAACCGGATGCCAAACTGATTGGCCAGTTCGGTGTTGGATTTTACTCCGCCTTCATGGCGGCCAATAAAGTCACGGTGCTAAGCCGCTCTGCCATTCCGGATGAACAAGGCTGGCGCTGGATCAGCGAGGGCACTGGTGGTTACGAAATCGAGCCAGCGGGAGATTTGCCTCGAGGAACCAAAATAACCCTGCATCTCAAGGAGGATGCCAAGGATTTCGCGAAAGCGGATACGATTGAGCAAATCATCAAACGCTACTCAGGTTTCGTGCAGTTCCCGATTGAGCTGAATGGAAAGCGTCTCAATACCATTCAAGCCATATGGGCACGCAGCAAAAATGAAATCAAAGAGGAGGAGTACAATGAATTTTATCAATATGTAGGCCACGATCACGACAATCCCCTATACCGCCTGCATTTCACTGCCGATGCTCCCCTGTCCATCCAGGCTTTGCTGTTCGTGCCCGCGCGCAATTTCGAATCGATGGGGATGGCCCGCACAGAATCAGAGGTCAATCTTTATTGTCGCAAGGTTTTGATTCAGGCGAAGGCAAAAGGCTTGTTTCCGGAATGGTTGCGCTTCCTCAAAGGTGTGGTTGACAGCGAAGATCTCCCGCTGAACATCTCGCGTGAGACGATGCAGGACACTTCGCTGATGAAAAAGCTGAACCAGGTGTTAACCAGTCGTTTTTTGAAGTTCCTCGAAGAGCAAAGTGAGAAAGACACCGCCACTTATGAGAAGTTTTATGGACAGTTCAATCGATTCCTCAAGGAAGGAATTGTAACCGACTTTACCCATAAGCAGGCGCTCGGAAAACTGTTGCGCTATGAATCCAGCATGCTGGAGAAAGGCAAGCAGACCTCGCTGGCAGATTACGTGAAACGCATGGGTTCAGAGCAGAAGGAAATCTATTACCTGATCGTTCCCAGCCGCGAAGCCGCGGAGAGCAGCCCTTATTTCGAGGTATTCAAGGAACGCAAACTCGAAGTGCTCTTTCTCTACGATCCGTGGGATGAATTCGTCATGGAACACTTGCACGAATTTGAAGGCAAGAACCTGGGCTCGGCAGAAAAGGCTGAACTGGATTTGACAGAAGCCAAAAAGGAAGGTGCGCTCTCTGATGAAGAAGCGCAAAACCTCGCGAAATGGATCAAGGAGACACTCGCCGATCGCGTGGGAGAGGTTCGCGCCTCCAAACGACTGGTGGAGAGTCCCGCCGTCATCATGGACAGTGACAAGTTCATGACCTCCAGCATGCGCCGTATCATGAAATCGATGAAGAAGGACAATGAGGAGCAAACTCCTTTCAAACAAGATTTGGAAATCAATCCATCACACCCAATCATGAACCGGTTGGAAAAGATGCGTCACACCGATACGGCACTGGCCGGCAAAGTGGTGGAACAAGTTCTCGACAACGCGCGAGTGGCCGCCGGGTTGCTGGAAGATCCCCGCACCATGCTCAAGCGCTTGAACGAATTATTGGAACAAGTGCTGGTTACTAAAGGTTAA
- a CDS encoding DUF2934 domain-containing protein produces MQKRSTGTASNERKTIVASAASAAPVVTRKAVAQPSAEDIARRAYEIYVARGQTAGRDQEDWLQAERELTGATTRNN; encoded by the coding sequence ATGCAAAAGAGATCTACTGGCACCGCCAGTAATGAAAGAAAAACGATCGTGGCCAGCGCGGCAAGCGCCGCTCCAGTCGTGACCAGGAAAGCCGTTGCCCAACCCAGTGCTGAAGACATCGCACGTCGCGCGTATGAGATTTACGTTGCCCGTGGTCAGACTGCGGGACGCGACCAGGAAGATTGGTTGCAAGCCGAGAGAGAACTGACGGGCGCCACCACTCGTAATAACTAA